In a single window of the Drosophila albomicans strain 15112-1751.03 chromosome 3, ASM965048v2, whole genome shotgun sequence genome:
- the LOC117570663 gene encoding leucine-rich repeat neuronal protein 3, whose amino-acid sequence MQQKLLQQLICICSCICIILMGSQTEALANCPPGCQCDDNTLVVQCGEGQLDVLPIALNPSIQRLVIKNNKIKTIDSSIQFYAELTFLDLSQNHLMTIPQRTFAYQKKLQEVHLNHNKIGQISNKTFIGLSAVTVLNLRGNLISELHQGTFSPLLKIEELNLGENRIGYLDPKAFDGLKQLRILYLDDNALTSVPDPVIFQAMPSLAELFLGMNSLMTIQSGAFQDLKGLTRLELKGASLQNISHDSFLGLEELRVLDLSDNRLARIPSVGLSHLVRLEQLSLGQNDFELISEGAFVGLKQLKRLDINGALKLKRVMTGAFAANANLEYLNLSSNKMLVEVQEGALSGLPHLRHVVLKANALTSLAEGLFPWKDLTTLDLSENPLSCDCRVMWLRNLLIAKNATQEDQLSELLCEFPERLRGEALKHLNPTLMGCSHTDPRKQALIGALLVGSAATITALALVLYRCRHKIREYLKGGLWGNSALGRKEREYQKTFCDEDYMSRLQHHPCSLGIHSTFPNTYTAPHQGNAAAHHHYGMCPMPINDLNAVDGGQHKFQQLQVPISATLMHEKKLNNNKNMAGSIDDSANFVLHMKNATMGRDPLQQHQQQPQSQQQLPQQNQQKLNHYTKPQFLSATATVADSSCYSYADVPMVHAPQQLRITHEHFKPREQREQRDFDNDASSSEMMDPNYIYSNAHYSLPLEQLGRSKTPTPPPLPPALPLRNGLCATTGRRSFQQKATHNNNATSTMRQFTH is encoded by the coding sequence atgcagcaaaaatTACTGCAACAGTTGATCTGCATCTGCAGCTGCATCTGCATCATCTTGATGGGCAGCCAAACAGAGGCGCTGGCTAATTGCCCACCTGGCTGCCAGTGCGATGATAACACCCTTGTGGTGCAATGCGGTGAGGGGCAGCTGGATGTGTTGCCCATTGCATTGAATCCCTCGATCCAGCGATTGGTCattaagaacaacaaaatcaagaCCATCGATTCATCCATACAATTCTATGCGGAATTGACATTCTTGGATCTATCGCAGAATCATCTGATGACCATTCCTCAGCGCACTTTCGCATACCAGAAGAAACTGCAAGAGGTGCATTTGAATCACAATAAAATCGGTCAGATTAGCAATAAGACTTTCATCGGTCTGTCTGCTGTAACCGTGTTGAATCTGCGTGGAAATCTCATCTCCGAGCTGCATCAGGGCACATTTTCGCCTTTACTCAAAATTGAGGAATTGAATTTGGGCGAGAATCGCATTGGTTATCTGGATCCCAAGGCATTTGATGGTCTGAAGCAACTGCGCATTTTGTACCTGGATGACAATGCGTTGACTTCGGTGCCGGATCCCGTCATCTTTCAGGCCATGCCCAGCTTGGCTGAACTGTTCCTAGGCATGAACTCGCTGATGACCATTCAATCGGGTGCTTTCCAAGATCTGAAGGGTCTGACGCGCTTGGAACTGAAGGGCGCCAGCCTGCAGAACATTTCGCACGACAGTTTCTTGGGTCTTGAGGAACTGCGCGTCTTGGATCTCTCCGACAATCGCTTGGCACGCATTCCCTCCGTGGGTTTGAGTCACTTGGTGCGTCTGGAGCAGCTGTCGTTGGGTCAGAATGACTTTGAACTGATTAGCGAAGGCGCCTTTGTTGGTCTGAAGCAGCTCAAGCGTCTGGACATCAATGGAGCGCTGAAACTGAAGCGTGTTATGACTGGTGCCTTTGCTGCCAACGCCAATCTCGAGTATCTGAATTTGTCGTCCAACAAAATGCTTGTTGAAGTGCAAGAAGGCGCACTCAGTGGATTGCCTCATCTGCGTCATGTGGTGCTGAAGGCAAACGCTTTGACTTCGCTGGCTGAGGGACTCTTCCCCTGGAAGGATTTGACCACATTGGATCTGTCGGAGAATCCGCTGTCCTGCGATTGCCGTGTGATGTGGCTGCGTAATCTGCTGATTGCCAAGAATGCCACCCAAGAGGATCAGCTGTCGGAACTGCTCTGCGAGTTCCCCGAACGTCTGCGAGGCGAAGCGCTTAAACATCTGAATCCCACACTCATGGGCTGCTCACACACCGATCCACGCAAGCAGGCTTTAATTGGTGCTCTCCTGGTTGGTTCAGCTGCCACAATTACTGCCTTGGCTTTGGTACTGTATCGTTGCCGTCACAAGATACGCGAGTATCTCAAGGGTGGACTGTGGGGCAACTCAGCGCTGGGCCGCAAGGAACGCGAGTATCAAAAGACTTTCTGCGATGAGGATTACATGTCGCGTCTGCAGCATCATCCCTGCTCCCTGGGCATTCACTCCACCTTCCCCAACACCTACACCGCACCACATCAAGGCAATGCTGCGGCGCATCATCACTACGGCATGTGCCCCATGCCCATCAACGACTTGAATGCAGTTGATGGTGGTCAACACAAGTTCCAGCAGCTGCAGGTTCCCATCTCCGCCACTCTGATGCACGAAAAGAagctgaacaacaacaagaacatggCTGGCAGCATCGATGACAGCGCCAACTTTGTGCTGCACATGAAGAACGCCACCATGGGACGCGATCCgttgcaacaacatcaacagcagccacagtcgcaacagcagttgccacAGCAAAATCAACAGAAACTCAATCACTATACAAAGCCACAATTCCTGTCGGCCACAGCAACTGTTGCCGATTCATCCTGTTACTCGTATGCCGATGTGCCCATGGTGCATGCCCCACAGCAGCTGCGCATCACCCACGAACACTTCAAGCCACGCGAGCAGCGCGAACAACGTGACTTTGACAACGACGCGAGCAGCAGCGAGATGATGGATCCCAATTACATCTACAGCAATGCGCACTACTCGCTGCCCCTTGAGCAGCTGGGACGCAGCAAGACACCGACACCGCCGCCACTGCCGCCAGCGTTGCCACTGCGCAACGGACTGTGTGCCACAACCGGACGTCGTTCGTTCCAGCAGAAGGcgacgcacaacaacaacgcgacGAGCACAATGCGTCAGTTCACGCACTGA